One genomic region from Microcella humidisoli encodes:
- a CDS encoding alpha/beta hydrolase, whose protein sequence is MTVRTITAAVDLVVESTIPSDARAVAILIPGSGPVDRHGDARRLPLGIQRQLAEGLAVHGIASVRWDKRGVGESAGDFLSTGFHDLVDDALAVVDDTATLGLPIVLVGHSEGSAIAARVLAERPAVVRGAVLLSPYARSGLEVLRWQARALGDDLPAFARFVLRLMRTDLERQSETSRQRLLATTGDVERIGGVRVNARWFREFMAYDPAVDLALAPQPVLAVAAAFDLQSPPDDAARIAALRAAPTRTVTLSALSHILRTQPSPTLRSYRADVRRPIDECVVPIIAQWVNTLLDG, encoded by the coding sequence GTGACCGTGCGCACGATCACCGCCGCGGTCGACCTCGTCGTCGAATCGACCATCCCGTCGGATGCCCGCGCCGTCGCCATCCTGATCCCGGGCAGCGGGCCCGTCGACCGTCACGGGGATGCCCGGCGCCTGCCTCTCGGCATCCAGCGCCAGCTCGCCGAGGGGCTCGCGGTGCACGGCATCGCGAGCGTGCGCTGGGACAAGCGCGGCGTCGGCGAGTCGGCCGGCGACTTCCTCTCGACGGGCTTCCACGACCTGGTCGACGACGCCCTCGCGGTCGTCGATGACACGGCGACCCTCGGGCTGCCGATCGTGCTGGTCGGTCACAGCGAGGGCTCGGCGATCGCCGCGCGCGTGCTCGCCGAGCGCCCCGCAGTCGTGCGCGGTGCCGTGCTGCTGTCGCCCTACGCGCGCAGCGGGCTCGAGGTGCTGCGCTGGCAGGCGCGCGCTCTCGGCGACGACCTTCCCGCCTTCGCCCGGTTCGTGCTGCGACTCATGCGCACCGATCTCGAGCGGCAGTCCGAGACGTCTCGGCAGCGCCTGCTCGCGACGACGGGCGACGTCGAGCGCATCGGCGGCGTGCGCGTCAATGCGCGCTGGTTCCGCGAGTTCATGGCCTACGACCCCGCCGTCGACCTCGCCCTCGCCCCGCAGCCCGTGCTCGCGGTGGCGGCGGCGTTCGACCTGCAGTCACCGCCCGACGACGCGGCTCGCATCGCTGCGCTGCGCGCCGCGCCGACCCGCACGGTGACCCTCAGCGCTCTCAGCCACATCCTGCGCACTCAGCCGTCGCCGACGCTGCGCTCCTATCGCGCCGACGTGCGACGCCCGATCGACGAGTGCGTGGTGCCGATCATCGCGCAGTGGGTGAACACCCTGCTCGACGGGTGA
- a CDS encoding FtsX-like permease family protein, with protein MSGRGGTLAAITTVALSAMYIVLLTSVMALLRTGLVQTPFGQGETADLVLGVLGLAFLIVSLIVATVVVTNAFALVTASRIREIALRRLLGASAAQERRRIALDGLRLSLGATALGTALAAGAALGVLALTTQGDGMLAGAEPADLVDPLVVVPLLALQVCTVVAAWRGSAAVLAAEPVQALGLAGTREAGGDDRVRLGRGAAAALLTGLALLALTAVAGAVTPFAAFLGIIAGTVLVIGVLAGANGLLPRVMALLGAVLPRTGPAAIARRTLAEHPARTARAALGVLIGVAVVSMFVVATASANLSLALEYRDTEFQAQADEVLLGVLAIIGGLIGFVVLIAAVGLATTVALNTRLRAREIAVTRILGQSRRDAGAAIIIESAVLSLAAALSGLALGALLGWVGAQSVIGVALTSRVVTPAVPLPLIGLVLVTALVLTVLAAVAPTRFVLADSPVRAFARA; from the coding sequence GCCCTTCGGGCAGGGCGAGACGGCCGACCTCGTGCTCGGTGTGCTCGGCCTCGCCTTCCTCATCGTGTCGCTCATCGTCGCGACGGTCGTCGTGACCAATGCCTTCGCGCTCGTCACGGCCTCGCGCATCCGCGAGATCGCCCTACGGCGCCTGCTCGGTGCCTCGGCAGCGCAGGAGCGGCGCCGCATCGCCCTCGACGGGCTGCGGCTGTCGCTCGGCGCGACCGCGCTCGGCACCGCGCTCGCGGCCGGCGCCGCCCTCGGCGTGCTCGCGCTCACCACGCAGGGCGACGGGATGCTCGCCGGCGCCGAGCCCGCCGACCTCGTCGACCCGCTCGTCGTCGTGCCGCTACTCGCGCTGCAGGTGTGCACGGTCGTCGCGGCCTGGCGCGGCTCGGCGGCGGTGCTCGCGGCCGAGCCGGTGCAGGCGCTGGGGCTCGCCGGCACGCGCGAGGCCGGAGGCGACGACCGCGTTCGCCTCGGCCGGGGTGCGGCCGCTGCCCTGCTCACGGGCCTCGCCCTCCTGGCCCTCACCGCCGTCGCCGGGGCGGTGACGCCGTTCGCCGCGTTCCTCGGCATCATCGCGGGCACCGTGCTCGTGATCGGAGTGCTCGCGGGCGCGAACGGGCTGCTGCCCCGCGTCATGGCGCTGCTCGGTGCCGTGCTGCCGCGCACGGGGCCCGCCGCGATCGCGCGGCGCACCCTCGCCGAGCATCCCGCTCGCACCGCGCGCGCCGCGCTCGGCGTGCTCATCGGCGTGGCGGTGGTGTCGATGTTCGTCGTCGCCACCGCGAGCGCGAACCTGTCGCTCGCGCTCGAGTACCGCGACACCGAGTTCCAGGCGCAGGCCGACGAGGTGCTGCTCGGCGTGCTCGCGATCATCGGCGGGCTCATCGGCTTCGTCGTGCTCATCGCCGCGGTGGGGCTCGCGACCACCGTCGCGCTCAATACGCGGCTGCGAGCGCGCGAGATCGCGGTCACGCGCATCCTCGGTCAGTCTCGGCGTGATGCGGGCGCGGCGATCATCATCGAGTCGGCCGTGCTGAGCCTTGCCGCAGCGCTCTCGGGGCTCGCGCTCGGCGCGCTGCTCGGCTGGGTCGGCGCGCAGAGCGTCATCGGGGTCGCGCTCACCTCGCGCGTCGTGACTCCGGCGGTGCCCCTGCCGCTCATCGGCCTGGTGCTCGTGACCGCCCTCGTGCTCACGGTGCTCGCCGCGGTCGCGCCGACGCGCTTCGTGCTCGCCGACTCGCCCGTGCGGGCCTTCGCCCGGGCCTGA